The following are from one region of the Sandaracinus amylolyticus genome:
- a CDS encoding carbohydrate binding family 9 domain-containing protein produces the protein MRAFVVVLAILFALPALARADEPPRVRAAARGETPIDVDGALDEDAWSRAEIASGFTERTPHPGAPAPVGTRFRVLYDASALYVGIELDLAEGESPRALSMTRDSEDIWNDDAISVKIDARRDHRTTLGFVVSASGAQLDYLVLDNGRAFRREVDMVWQSAVRVHEDRWIVELRIPAISLGLADAEGPRAIGINLSRDHNARAATYDWAPMSPEFGSFSALHYGVVEGVEIGGAGAPLAVTLYSLGAYESPESGDPADAFRGAIGADALMRIDGDVWAEATVLTDFAQVDLDDALVNLDRFPLFFPERRPFFLNGLDVFDAGVPETLVPFYSRRIGLDPAGDPIPVLGGLKLYGRAGPVSFGVIDVLTDDEGDVPAANHTAARGRFALDEGASYVGAFVVSRQPFRWDGGPLDRGPSVTYGGDALVRAADDRLELYGFASGTALDGQLETGREGEGFASAASARWRGEVWQPVLSGLYVDHDYTPELGFARRPGAARLTFESPVIARPSGFFRRMQIGPRLELQASDDFGRALYGSGGVVAEVEGDAGWIASFVADYREDVVDEDFEIVPGVTARAGTWRGVYLEAYVASPSARNPYVELYYSVSNAYFGGVLHNPYARFAASLGPFVRIDLQADVYYVMLREHDPFWTYALNALLRVTPTTALQIDLIGRVDGENERATGLLRVRWRYAPGSDLFVVWRENVDWDATNVVVEHEVTLKMTYRFDLSL, from the coding sequence GTGCGCGCCTTCGTCGTCGTCCTCGCGATCCTCTTCGCGCTGCCCGCCCTCGCGCGCGCCGACGAGCCACCACGCGTGCGCGCCGCCGCGCGCGGTGAGACGCCGATCGACGTCGATGGTGCGCTCGACGAGGACGCGTGGTCGCGCGCCGAGATCGCCTCGGGCTTCACCGAGCGCACGCCCCACCCCGGCGCGCCCGCCCCCGTGGGCACTCGCTTCCGCGTGCTCTACGACGCGAGCGCGCTCTACGTCGGCATCGAGCTCGACCTCGCGGAGGGCGAGTCCCCGCGCGCGCTCTCGATGACCCGCGACTCCGAGGACATCTGGAACGACGACGCGATCAGCGTGAAGATCGACGCGCGCCGCGATCACCGCACCACGCTCGGCTTCGTCGTGAGCGCGTCGGGCGCGCAGCTCGACTACCTCGTGCTCGACAACGGCCGCGCGTTCCGGCGCGAGGTCGACATGGTCTGGCAGAGCGCGGTGCGCGTGCACGAGGATCGCTGGATCGTCGAGCTGCGCATCCCCGCGATCTCGCTCGGCCTCGCCGACGCCGAGGGCCCCCGCGCGATCGGCATCAACCTGAGCCGCGATCACAACGCGCGCGCCGCGACCTACGACTGGGCCCCGATGTCGCCGGAGTTCGGTTCGTTCTCGGCGCTCCACTACGGCGTCGTCGAGGGCGTCGAGATCGGCGGCGCGGGCGCACCGCTCGCGGTCACGCTCTACTCGCTCGGCGCGTACGAGTCGCCGGAGAGCGGCGATCCCGCGGACGCGTTCCGCGGCGCGATCGGCGCCGACGCGCTGATGCGCATCGACGGCGACGTGTGGGCCGAGGCGACGGTGCTCACCGACTTCGCACAGGTCGATCTCGACGACGCGCTGGTCAACCTCGATCGATTCCCGCTCTTCTTCCCGGAGCGCCGCCCCTTCTTCCTCAACGGGCTCGACGTGTTCGACGCGGGCGTGCCCGAGACGCTCGTGCCGTTCTATTCGCGTCGCATCGGGCTCGACCCCGCGGGCGACCCGATTCCCGTGCTCGGCGGGCTCAAGCTCTACGGGCGCGCCGGCCCGGTGAGCTTCGGCGTGATCGACGTGCTCACCGACGACGAGGGCGACGTGCCCGCCGCGAACCACACCGCCGCGCGTGGTCGCTTCGCCCTCGATGAAGGCGCGTCGTACGTCGGTGCGTTCGTGGTGTCGCGGCAGCCGTTCCGCTGGGACGGCGGCCCGCTCGATCGTGGTCCTTCCGTGACCTACGGCGGCGACGCGCTGGTGCGCGCGGCCGACGATCGACTCGAGCTCTACGGATTCGCGTCGGGCACCGCGCTCGACGGACAGCTCGAGACCGGCCGCGAGGGCGAAGGCTTCGCGAGCGCGGCCTCGGCGCGGTGGCGCGGCGAGGTCTGGCAGCCCGTGCTCTCCGGTCTCTACGTCGATCACGACTACACACCGGAGCTCGGCTTCGCGCGCCGTCCCGGCGCGGCGCGGCTGACGTTCGAGTCGCCGGTGATCGCGCGTCCTTCGGGCTTCTTCCGTCGTATGCAGATCGGCCCACGGCTCGAGCTGCAGGCGAGCGACGACTTCGGGCGCGCGCTCTACGGCAGCGGCGGCGTCGTCGCCGAGGTCGAGGGCGACGCGGGATGGATCGCGAGCTTCGTCGCCGACTATCGCGAGGATGTCGTCGACGAGGACTTCGAGATCGTGCCCGGCGTGACCGCGCGCGCGGGCACGTGGCGCGGCGTGTACCTCGAGGCGTACGTCGCCTCGCCGTCGGCGCGGAACCCCTACGTCGAGCTCTATTATTCAGTGAGCAACGCGTACTTCGGCGGTGTGCTGCACAACCCGTATGCGCGCTTCGCCGCGAGCCTCGGGCCCTTCGTGCGCATCGATCTGCAGGCCGACGTCTACTACGTGATGCTGCGCGAGCACGATCCGTTCTGGACCTACGCGCTCAATGCGCTGCTCCGCGTCACGCCGACCACCGCGCTGCAGATCGATCTGATCGGCCGCGTCGACGGCGAGAACGAGCGCGCCACCGGCCTCCTGCGGGTGCGGTGGCGCTACGCGCCGGGGAGCGATCTCTTCGTCGTGTGGCGCGAGAACGTGGACTGGGACGCGACGAACGTCGTCGTCGAGCACGAGGTCACGCTGAAGATGACCTATCGATTCGATCTCTCGCTCTGA
- a CDS encoding MBL fold metallo-hydrolase, protein MARRLVSWVCLIAACGGAPLAPRARDVDGVGTFVSVPRGFHTRSYWIEGPEGVVVIDTQFMPSEAERLLDVIERETGKPVVLAIVLHANPDKFNGAEVMRRRGVRVVTSEQVRARIPEVDALRRRWFYERYAPDYPSAMPELESFGDASTEIDAAGLTLRAHVLGAGCSDAHVVIEWNGHVFTGDLIAHRAHAWLELGHLEAWLERLDEIEAMRPRWVHPGRGESGGTERVAAQRVYLERVRAMTREASPALPAPEGAIDALRARIEAEHPGYGYPVFLRVGLPAVWRTVALERAE, encoded by the coding sequence ATGGCGCGTCGGCTGGTCTCGTGGGTGTGCCTGATCGCGGCGTGTGGGGGCGCGCCGCTCGCGCCCCGCGCGCGGGACGTGGATGGTGTCGGCACGTTCGTGTCGGTGCCGCGCGGGTTCCACACGCGCTCGTACTGGATCGAAGGGCCCGAGGGTGTCGTGGTGATCGACACCCAGTTCATGCCCTCGGAGGCAGAGCGACTGCTCGACGTGATCGAGCGCGAGACCGGCAAGCCCGTGGTGCTCGCGATCGTGCTCCACGCGAACCCCGACAAGTTCAACGGTGCCGAGGTGATGCGGCGGCGCGGCGTGCGCGTCGTGACCTCGGAGCAGGTGCGCGCGCGCATCCCCGAGGTCGACGCGCTGCGCCGGCGATGGTTCTACGAGCGCTACGCGCCGGACTATCCGAGCGCGATGCCCGAGCTCGAGTCGTTCGGTGACGCGAGCACCGAGATCGACGCCGCGGGGCTCACGCTGCGCGCGCACGTGCTCGGCGCGGGCTGCAGCGACGCGCACGTCGTGATCGAGTGGAACGGCCACGTGTTCACCGGCGATCTGATCGCGCATCGTGCGCATGCGTGGCTCGAGCTCGGCCACCTCGAGGCGTGGCTCGAGCGGCTCGACGAGATCGAGGCGATGCGTCCTCGGTGGGTGCATCCGGGTCGCGGCGAGAGCGGTGGGACGGAGCGCGTCGCGGCGCAGCGCGTGTACCTCGAGCGAGTGCGCGCGATGACCCGCGAGGCGTCGCCGGCGCTGCCGGCGCCCGAGGGCGCGATCGACGCGCTGCGCGCGCGCATCGAGGCCGAACATCCGGGGTACGGCTATCCGGTCTTCCTGCGCGTCGGGCTGCCCGCGGTGTGGAGGACGGTCGCGCTCGAGCGCGCGGAGTAG
- a CDS encoding DUF1775 domain-containing protein — translation MQNRVLPALVVMSVIGVAGSAHAHMGARGPAIANTTFVATFTVGHSCAAVAEMPSMPAVPSSDTRTVRISLPAGVTAVRPMHGGVFGRPTIIRDASEAIVAVEYTRPDDASQPPDELYHELSIRMRAPTAPFTALQFPSVQTCFDGREHRWEGEDAPTLRVLPPRSPGWNQITMPEGTYDLDAIAAYFGDAAIVWLDRRAWSPNATTRALIESDPAAEPLTAIESTAAAPAAVWVRY, via the coding sequence ATGCAGAATCGGGTTCTTCCGGCGCTCGTGGTGATGTCGGTGATCGGCGTCGCGGGGAGCGCGCACGCACACATGGGCGCGCGGGGCCCGGCGATCGCGAACACGACGTTCGTCGCGACCTTCACGGTCGGGCACAGCTGCGCGGCGGTCGCCGAGATGCCGAGCATGCCCGCGGTGCCGAGCAGCGACACCCGGACGGTGCGCATCTCGCTGCCTGCGGGCGTGACGGCGGTCAGGCCGATGCACGGCGGCGTGTTCGGGCGTCCCACGATCATCCGCGACGCGAGCGAGGCGATCGTCGCGGTCGAGTACACGCGGCCCGACGACGCGAGCCAGCCTCCGGACGAGCTGTACCACGAGCTTTCGATCCGCATGCGCGCGCCGACCGCGCCGTTCACCGCGCTGCAGTTCCCGTCGGTGCAGACGTGCTTCGACGGTCGCGAGCACCGCTGGGAGGGCGAGGACGCGCCGACGCTGCGCGTGCTCCCGCCGCGCTCGCCGGGGTGGAACCAGATCACGATGCCCGAGGGCACCTACGATCTCGACGCGATCGCCGCGTACTTCGGCGATGCTGCGATCGTGTGGCTGGATCGCCGTGCGTGGAGCCCCAACGCGACGACGCGCGCGCTGATCGAGTCGGACCCGGCGGCCGAGCCGCTCACCGCGATCGAGAGCACCGCCGCCGCACCCGCCGCGGTGTGGGTGCGGTACTGA
- a CDS encoding AraC family transcriptional regulator: MRAAHVDVDRVTAPAFALADELSPGAGAWHAHRRHQLLFAAEGSMRLELEEGVWVLPPRRAALIRARVAHRVDVDHASSLRTIYWAPRFAPAPRADCAVFAIDVLAREMILHAMRWPPREASRDASGRRFLRVLIELAHARATNALPMHLPPPRSDELRRALSIVHARLGDPLRAAEVARGAGMSERTLARRMEVELSLGFRDYLHAARMLRAMERLAVPGTRVAEVATELGFATPSAFTHAFARFAGETPRDYSARSSATVLHTAGSPTRRKTG, encoded by the coding sequence GTGCGCGCTGCTCACGTCGACGTCGATCGCGTCACCGCTCCGGCGTTCGCGCTCGCGGACGAGCTCTCGCCGGGCGCGGGCGCGTGGCACGCACATCGACGGCACCAGCTGCTCTTCGCGGCGGAGGGCTCGATGCGGCTCGAGCTCGAGGAGGGCGTGTGGGTCCTTCCTCCGCGACGTGCGGCGCTGATCCGCGCGCGGGTCGCGCATCGTGTCGACGTCGATCACGCGTCGAGCCTGCGCACGATCTACTGGGCTCCGCGGTTCGCGCCCGCGCCTCGCGCGGACTGTGCGGTGTTCGCGATCGACGTGCTCGCGCGCGAGATGATCCTGCACGCGATGCGATGGCCTCCGCGCGAGGCCTCGCGCGATGCGAGCGGTCGTCGCTTCCTGCGGGTGCTGATCGAGCTCGCTCACGCACGCGCGACGAACGCGCTGCCGATGCACCTGCCACCGCCGCGCAGCGACGAGCTCCGTCGTGCGCTGTCGATCGTGCACGCACGCCTCGGCGATCCGCTGCGCGCCGCGGAGGTCGCGCGCGGGGCCGGCATGTCGGAGCGCACGCTGGCGCGACGCATGGAAGTCGAGCTCTCGCTCGGCTTCCGCGACTACCTCCACGCGGCGCGCATGCTGCGCGCGATGGAGCGCCTCGCGGTGCCGGGCACGCGCGTCGCGGAGGTCGCGACCGAGCTCGGCTTCGCGACGCCCTCGGCGTTCACCCATGCGTTCGCGCGCTTCGCGGGCGAGACGCCGCGGGACTACTCCGCGCGCTCGAGCGCGACCGTCCTCCACACCGCGGGCAGCCCGACGCGCAGGAAGACCGGATAG
- a CDS encoding metal-dependent hydrolase, protein MSATASAESTKSKRSIPVRAMGFAFREAAVPRWWFFENPIPTHISNALNLLFPDGERFFIRSVKHYMHVVENDPELLARVRGFFGQEGRHGHEHERYNKLLQEQGYDLEPFLAFYRHWAFEVLEKNTPPVLRLSATAALEHYTATMAENALKSDMLDHAHPLMRDLLRWHAAEEIEHKSVAYDVLQKVDPRWGVRAAGIALASASIVAFWILGARELLRQEAAMGTDLAAHRRAAEADPVLERERKHRTVMFRGAIADYLRRDFHPDQKDDYALARAYLERIGRLDG, encoded by the coding sequence ATGAGCGCGACGGCGAGCGCGGAGAGCACCAAGAGCAAGCGGTCGATCCCGGTGCGCGCGATGGGCTTCGCGTTCCGCGAGGCCGCGGTCCCGCGCTGGTGGTTCTTCGAGAACCCGATCCCGACCCACATCTCGAACGCGCTGAACCTGCTCTTCCCCGACGGCGAGCGCTTCTTCATCCGCTCGGTGAAGCACTACATGCACGTCGTCGAGAACGACCCCGAGCTGCTCGCGCGGGTGCGCGGCTTCTTCGGCCAGGAGGGTCGTCACGGCCACGAGCACGAGCGGTATAACAAGCTGCTGCAGGAGCAGGGCTACGACCTCGAGCCCTTCCTCGCGTTCTACCGGCACTGGGCGTTCGAGGTGCTCGAGAAGAACACGCCGCCCGTGCTGCGCCTCTCGGCGACCGCCGCGCTCGAGCACTACACCGCGACGATGGCGGAGAACGCGCTGAAGAGCGACATGCTCGATCACGCGCACCCGCTGATGCGCGACCTGCTGCGCTGGCATGCCGCCGAGGAGATCGAGCACAAGTCGGTCGCGTACGACGTGCTGCAGAAGGTCGACCCGCGCTGGGGCGTGCGCGCCGCGGGGATCGCGCTCGCGAGCGCGAGCATCGTCGCGTTCTGGATCCTCGGCGCGCGCGAGCTGCTCCGCCAGGAGGCCGCGATGGGCACCGACCTCGCGGCCCATCGTCGCGCCGCGGAGGCGGACCCGGTGCTCGAGCGCGAGCGCAAGCACCGCACCGTCATGTTCCGCGGGGCGATCGCCGACTACCTGCGCCGCGACTTCCATCCGGATCAGAAGGACGACTACGCGCTGGCTCGCGCGTACCTCGAGCGCATCGGCCGTCTCGACGGCTGA
- a CDS encoding pyridoxal-phosphate-dependent aminotransferase family protein — protein MPSRVPPPPLVPLSTLLPAEPLLLMGAGPVPIPHAVARANGVVINHLGETMDKVIAAVKAMSRYAFQTNAEKVLGVGGPASGAMEMAMASFVWPGRKVLCLKSGTFSGRLGEMALGLGGTVKFLEPEVATPVSAQAVADAFKRERFDVVTIAQGETSCGLLNVELPQIAAIAREHGAIVVVDAVVTLSTMPMRMDDWGIDAAVTGGQKGLSSIPGVSLIAFSDRAWKVVGERPSPRPHWCFDAERAWRFWGYQQYHYTAPVPGILALHEALRLICEETLERRFERHRVSSEALQRGIEAMGLTLFVPKSHRLNSVVAITIPKGVDGARVRKTMSTQYNVEISGAFGLDVVRIGQMGEQCRSHNLFKVLYAMGMAFRKEGVKLDVAAGMAALEEALSGESESVG, from the coding sequence ATGCCGTCTCGCGTGCCTCCTCCGCCGCTCGTCCCGCTCTCCACGCTCCTGCCCGCGGAGCCGCTGCTCCTGATGGGCGCGGGCCCGGTGCCGATCCCGCACGCGGTGGCGCGCGCGAACGGCGTCGTGATCAACCACCTCGGCGAGACGATGGACAAGGTCATCGCCGCGGTGAAGGCGATGAGCCGCTACGCGTTCCAGACGAACGCGGAGAAGGTGCTCGGCGTCGGCGGGCCGGCCTCGGGCGCGATGGAGATGGCGATGGCCAGCTTCGTCTGGCCGGGTCGCAAGGTGCTCTGCCTGAAGAGCGGCACCTTCAGCGGGCGCCTCGGCGAGATGGCGCTGGGCCTCGGCGGCACCGTGAAGTTCCTGGAGCCCGAGGTCGCGACGCCGGTGAGCGCGCAGGCCGTCGCGGACGCGTTCAAGCGCGAGCGCTTCGACGTCGTGACCATCGCGCAGGGCGAGACGTCGTGCGGCCTGCTCAACGTCGAGCTCCCGCAGATCGCGGCGATCGCGCGCGAGCACGGTGCGATCGTGGTGGTCGACGCGGTCGTGACGCTCTCGACGATGCCGATGCGCATGGACGACTGGGGCATCGACGCGGCGGTCACCGGCGGGCAGAAGGGGCTCTCGTCGATCCCCGGCGTGTCGCTGATCGCGTTCAGCGATCGCGCGTGGAAGGTGGTCGGCGAGCGTCCCTCGCCGCGACCGCACTGGTGCTTCGACGCGGAGCGCGCATGGCGCTTCTGGGGCTACCAGCAGTACCACTACACCGCGCCGGTGCCCGGCATCCTCGCGCTGCACGAGGCGCTGCGGCTCATCTGCGAGGAGACCCTCGAGCGTCGCTTCGAGCGGCACCGCGTGAGCAGCGAGGCGCTGCAGCGCGGCATCGAGGCGATGGGGCTCACGCTCTTCGTGCCCAAGTCGCACCGGCTGAATTCGGTGGTCGCGATCACGATCCCGAAGGGCGTCGACGGCGCGCGTGTCCGCAAGACGATGAGCACCCAGTACAACGTCGAGATCTCCGGCGCGTTCGGGCTCGACGTCGTGCGCATCGGGCAGATGGGCGAGCAGTGCCGCTCGCACAACCTGTTCAAGGTGCTCTACGCGATGGGCATGGCGTTCCGGAAGGAAGGCGTGAAGCTCGACGTCGCGGCGGGCATGGCCGCCCTCGAAGAAGCGCTCTCGGGCGAGAGCGAATCGGTCGGCTGA
- a CDS encoding c-type cytochrome translates to MRRALAIALWLGACGTPRAEPDAGTTILEDASQSIDAPVELRAIAGASRYALVGEDVVLDGSGSTGAIRYQWSPGGGLATGPISEDPVLRVRYDVPGREQAVLTVWDASGRRRSASIVISVTRAATHVPRQSSSIAVVGEHLVAVVSPDSDELVIARWSDDATLEVVRRASVCDEPRTLSPWRGRIVVACTGDVVSVVEIESGLAQELALPRGSRPFGVVGTDDSSWVSLQATGMLAEITLEGANPRLARSIRAIDDARGVSVLPDGRIAVTRWRSPDDHGEIAAVDVTSGDVETWTLASDPQPSSDTEVGGVPSYLEQLLVSPDATIAFVPSLQAAIGEGLFVTEGARPLTFETTMRAVISFLDPSTGTEDVERRRQLDNRGFTHAGVLSSRGDYLFALTRGTRTVERLDVLETRLAGSIQDVGLAPNGLALSPDDRFLFVDAYLSREIVMYDVRDFDTEPAALARARIPTTEPLSEMLLRGKILFNDSRDPRLSSDGYIACAHCHLDGLDDHRVWDFTDRGEGLRNTTSLLGFPTTGAIHWTANFDEVQDFEHDIRGPFRGAGLMDDASFHTGTRDTTLGDRKAGISGDLDALAAYVASLATFAPSPFRNSDGSLPEAAQRGRALFEASTTGCTDCHADDRTTDSGFDERGSPRLHDVGTLGAGSGQRLGATLSGLDTPALHGVWSTAPYLHDGSAATLREVLRERNAGDAHGHTSSLSDAEIDDLVAYLRCLDGRRD, encoded by the coding sequence GTGAGGCGCGCGCTCGCGATCGCACTGTGGCTCGGGGCGTGCGGGACGCCGCGCGCCGAGCCCGACGCGGGCACGACGATCCTCGAGGACGCGTCGCAGTCGATCGACGCGCCGGTCGAGCTGCGCGCGATCGCCGGTGCGTCGCGCTACGCGCTGGTCGGTGAAGACGTCGTGCTCGACGGATCGGGGTCGACCGGTGCGATCCGATACCAGTGGTCGCCCGGCGGTGGGCTCGCGACCGGGCCGATCTCCGAGGATCCGGTGCTGCGCGTGCGCTACGACGTGCCGGGTCGCGAGCAGGCCGTTCTCACGGTGTGGGACGCGAGCGGGCGGCGGCGCAGCGCGAGCATCGTGATCAGCGTGACGCGCGCGGCCACTCACGTGCCGCGGCAGTCGAGCTCGATCGCGGTGGTGGGCGAGCATCTGGTCGCCGTGGTGAGCCCCGACTCCGACGAGCTCGTGATCGCACGATGGAGCGACGACGCGACGCTCGAGGTGGTTCGGCGCGCGAGCGTGTGCGACGAGCCGCGCACCCTCTCGCCCTGGCGTGGTCGCATCGTGGTGGCGTGCACGGGAGACGTGGTCTCGGTGGTCGAGATCGAGAGCGGTCTCGCCCAGGAGCTCGCGTTGCCGCGCGGATCGCGACCCTTCGGCGTCGTCGGCACGGACGATTCTTCGTGGGTATCGCTGCAAGCGACTGGCATGCTCGCCGAGATCACGCTGGAGGGTGCCAATCCGCGACTGGCACGCTCGATTCGCGCGATCGACGACGCACGCGGCGTCTCGGTGCTGCCCGATGGGCGCATCGCGGTGACCCGCTGGCGCTCGCCCGACGATCACGGAGAGATCGCCGCGGTCGACGTGACGAGCGGGGATGTCGAGACCTGGACGCTCGCCTCCGATCCCCAGCCCTCGAGCGACACCGAGGTCGGCGGGGTGCCCAGCTATCTGGAGCAACTGCTGGTCTCGCCCGACGCGACGATCGCCTTCGTGCCCTCGCTGCAGGCCGCGATCGGCGAAGGGCTCTTCGTCACCGAGGGCGCGCGTCCGCTCACGTTCGAGACGACGATGCGCGCGGTGATCTCGTTCCTCGATCCCAGCACCGGCACCGAGGACGTCGAGCGCCGCCGTCAGCTCGACAACCGCGGGTTCACCCACGCCGGCGTGCTCTCGTCGCGCGGCGACTACCTCTTCGCGCTCACGCGCGGCACGCGCACCGTGGAGCGCCTCGACGTGCTCGAGACGCGCCTCGCCGGGTCGATCCAGGACGTGGGGCTCGCACCGAACGGGCTCGCGCTCTCTCCCGACGATCGCTTCCTCTTCGTCGACGCGTACCTCTCGCGCGAGATCGTGATGTACGACGTGCGCGACTTCGACACCGAGCCGGCCGCGCTCGCGCGGGCGCGCATCCCGACGACCGAGCCCCTCTCCGAGATGCTCCTGCGCGGCAAGATCCTGTTCAACGACAGCCGCGATCCCCGCCTCTCGAGCGATGGCTACATCGCCTGCGCGCACTGCCACCTCGACGGGCTCGACGATCATCGAGTGTGGGACTTCACCGATCGCGGCGAGGGACTGCGCAACACGACTTCGCTCCTCGGATTCCCCACCACCGGCGCGATCCACTGGACCGCGAACTTCGACGAGGTGCAGGACTTCGAGCACGACATCCGCGGTCCGTTCCGCGGCGCCGGACTGATGGACGACGCGTCGTTCCACACCGGCACGCGCGACACGACGCTCGGTGATCGCAAGGCCGGGATCAGCGGGGATCTCGACGCGCTCGCCGCGTACGTGGCGTCGCTCGCGACGTTCGCACCGAGCCCGTTCCGCAACTCCGATGGCTCGCTGCCCGAGGCGGCCCAGCGCGGTCGTGCGCTCTTCGAGGCGAGCACGACTGGATGCACCGACTGCCACGCTGACGACCGCACGACCGACAGCGGGTTCGACGAGCGCGGCAGTCCGCGACTGCACGATGTCGGCACGCTCGGCGCGGGATCGGGACAGCGCCTCGGCGCGACGCTCTCCGGGCTCGATACGCCAGCTCTCCACGGCGTGTGGTCGACCGCGCCCTATCTGCACGACGGCTCGGCCGCGACGCTGCGCGAGGTGCTCCGTGAGCGCAACGCCGGCGACGCGCACGGCCACACGTCGTCGCTGAGCGACGCGGAGATCGACGACCTCGTCGCGTATCTGCGCTGCCTCGACGGCCGCCGGGACTAG
- a CDS encoding Ig-like domain-containing protein, producing the protein MRNHAAAALCALSIIACGGDDAGSADAGADAGAQAHDSGSDAGPPMRTPFCDPSAAAPGPYPAPDAFPAPHGPGVPALTFDESALGTSCAFLDGGEWDVTDHHNLGVMYDGYLLMPIAPEFGGGGLAFFDLSDPCAPERVGSGSSRQMRESHSIGFSSHGGRWAVVDGLRRALLRDGGGVQFWDVSDPTAPEAVSSLDLPGFLYPDAYARVTLSVFWQVPYVYVAGADNGVYVVDATDPRNPVLVRQLSFEPTLRAGQVQAIGNLLIVTAAEGPRTVLLDISDPEDPQPIPGGDFDAVDENGRAREAYFTTATGGYVWYAKKEDGGGLMVMDIHDPTQPRYAGSYRSGGNGGYVFLHEQYAFVGESSVARIYDVSDLSNIRVVRELSLPGDLDTIVPLGNLALLSVDALPDGVDPNDQGSAIAPWRAEPDTDAPRVTWAWPEAGTEGLPPTSRFAVTFDEMIDVQSAWEGSVRLYRAGGTPDEGRIAGVVSVQETIVTFSPFCALEAGEYVLEIPAGGVRDVSGNAVSEAFTATFRVGVP; encoded by the coding sequence ATGCGCAATCACGCAGCGGCGGCGCTCTGCGCGCTCTCGATCATCGCGTGCGGCGGGGACGACGCCGGCAGCGCGGACGCCGGAGCCGACGCGGGCGCGCAGGCCCACGACTCGGGCAGCGACGCGGGCCCGCCGATGCGCACGCCGTTCTGCGATCCCAGCGCCGCTGCGCCGGGGCCCTACCCCGCGCCCGATGCGTTCCCCGCGCCGCACGGCCCCGGTGTGCCCGCGCTGACCTTCGACGAGAGCGCGCTCGGGACGAGCTGCGCGTTCCTCGACGGCGGCGAGTGGGACGTCACCGACCACCACAACCTCGGCGTGATGTACGACGGATATCTGCTCATGCCGATCGCGCCGGAGTTCGGCGGCGGCGGACTGGCCTTCTTCGATCTGAGCGATCCGTGCGCGCCGGAGCGCGTGGGATCGGGCAGCTCGCGACAGATGCGCGAGTCGCACTCGATCGGGTTCTCGTCGCACGGTGGGCGCTGGGCGGTCGTCGACGGATTGCGACGCGCGCTCCTCCGCGACGGGGGCGGCGTGCAGTTCTGGGACGTGTCGGATCCGACCGCGCCCGAGGCGGTGTCGAGCCTCGATCTGCCGGGGTTCCTCTATCCCGATGCCTATGCGCGCGTGACGCTCAGCGTGTTCTGGCAGGTCCCGTACGTGTACGTCGCGGGCGCGGACAACGGCGTGTACGTCGTCGACGCGACCGATCCCCGCAATCCGGTGCTGGTGCGACAGCTCTCGTTCGAGCCGACGCTGCGGGCCGGACAGGTGCAGGCGATCGGCAATCTGCTGATCGTCACCGCCGCGGAAGGCCCGCGCACCGTGCTCCTCGACATCTCGGATCCCGAAGATCCGCAGCCGATCCCCGGCGGCGACTTCGACGCAGTCGACGAGAACGGCAGAGCGCGAGAGGCGTACTTCACCACCGCGACCGGCGGATACGTCTGGTACGCGAAGAAAGAAGACGGCGGCGGATTGATGGTGATGGACATCCACGATCCGACGCAGCCGCGATATGCAGGCTCCTATCGCAGCGGAGGGAACGGCGGATACGTGTTCCTCCACGAGCAGTACGCGTTCGTCGGCGAGTCGAGCGTCGCGCGCATCTACGACGTGTCGGATCTCTCGAACATCCGGGTGGTGCGCGAGCTGAGCCTGCCGGGCGACCTCGACACCATCGTGCCGCTCGGGAATCTGGCGCTGCTCAGCGTCGATGCGCTGCCCGACGGAGTCGATCCCAACGATCAGGGCAGTGCGATCGCGCCCTGGCGCGCCGAGCCCGACACCGACGCGCCGCGTGTGACGTGGGCATGGCCCGAGGCCGGCACGGAGGGACTGCCGCCCACGTCGCGGTTCGCGGTGACGTTCGACGAGATGATCGACGTGCAGAGCGCGTGGGAGGGCTCGGTGCGCTTGTATCGCGCAGGCGGGACGCCGGACGAAGGGCGCATCGCAGGCGTCGTGAGCGTGCAGGAGACGATCGTCACGTTCTCGCCGTTCTGTGCGCTCGAGGCCGGCGAGTACGTGCTCGAGATCCCCGCGGGCGGCGTGCGCGACGTGTCGGGCAACGCGGTGAGCGAGGCGTTCACCGCGACGTTCCGCGTGGGCGTGCCGTGA